One window of Bactrocera tryoni isolate S06 chromosome 2, CSIRO_BtryS06_freeze2, whole genome shotgun sequence genomic DNA carries:
- the LOC120769710 gene encoding peroxiredoxin-6-like, whose amino-acid sequence MRLGATVPNFKAETTQGPISFYDWQGNSWVVLFSHPSDFTPVCTTELGRIAVHQPEFAKRNAKCLAHSVDDLKSHVDWVNDIKSYCLDIPGEFPYPIIADPDRDLAVLFGMLDEEQKRDPEIGKTIRALYIISPDHKVRVSMFYPMSMGRNVDEILRCLDSLQLTDKLKVVATPANWTPGTKVMILPTVTDEEANKLFPKGYDKVTMPSGVNYVRTTENY is encoded by the exons ATGCGTTTGGGAGCAACTGTGCCGAACTTCAAAGCTGAGACTACCCAGGGTCCAATTAGTTTTTACGATTGGCAAGGAAACTC ATGGGTCGTCCTATTCTCACACCCCTCGGACTTTACACCCGTCTGCACCACCGAGTTGGGACGCATCGCCGTTCATCAGCCAGAATTCGCCAAACGTAATGCCAAGTGTTTGGCTCACTCCGTTGATGATTTGAAATCACACGTTGACTGGGTGAACGATATTAAGTCCTATTGTCTGGATATTCCCGGAGAATTTCCCTACCCGATCATTGCAGACCCTGATCGTGATTTGGCTGTACTCTTCGGCATGCTGGATGAGGAGCAGAAACGTGACCCGGAAATCGGCAAAACCATTCGCGCACTCTACATCATCAGCCCCGATCACAAAGTTCGTGTGTCGATGTTCTACCCCATGTCCATGGGCCGAAATGTTGA TGAGATCTTACGTTGCTTGGACTCATTGCAACTGACTGACAAGCTGAAGGTTGTGGCCACACCCGCCAACTGGACT CCTGGCACCAAAGTCATGATCCTTCCCACTGTGACCGACGAGGAAGCAAACAAACTGTTCCCAAAAGGTTACGACAAAGTGACAATGCCGTCCGGCGTCAATTATGTTAGAACTACTGAAAATTACTAA
- the LOC120769049 gene encoding peroxiredoxin-6-like gives MRLGAIVPNFKAETTKGPINFYDWQGNSWVVLFSHPSDFTPVCTTELGRIAVHQPEFAKRNAKCLAHSVDDLKSHVDWVNDIKSYCLDIPGEFPYPIIADPDRDLAVLFGMLDEEQKRDPEIGKTIRALYIISPDHKVRVSMFYPMSMGRNVDEILRCLDSLQLTDKLKVVATPANWTPGTKVMILPTVTDEEANKLFPKGYDKVTMPSGVNYVRTTENY, from the exons ATGCGTCTAGGAGCCATAGTACCGAATTTCAAAGCTGAAACCACCAAGGGACCCATCAATTTCTACGATTGGCAAGGAAATTC CTGGGTTGTTCTATTCTCACACCCCTCGGACTTTACACCCGTCTGCACCACCGAGTTGGGACGCATCGCCGTTCATCAGCCAGAATTCGCCAAACGTAATGCCAAGTGTTTGGCTCACTCCGTGGATGATTTGAAATCACACGTTGACTGGGTGAACGATATTAAGTCCTATTGTCTGGATATTCCCGGAGAATTCCCCTACCCGATCATTGCAGACCCTGATCGTGATTTGGCTGTACTCTTCGGCATGTTGGATGAGGAGCAGAAACGTGACCCGGAAATCGGCAAAACCATTCGCGCACTCTACATCATCAGCCCCGATCACAAAGTTCGTGTGTCGATGTTCTACCCCATGTCCATGGGCCGAAATGTTGA TGAGATCTTACGTTGCTTGGACTCATTGCAACTGACTGACAAGCTGAAGGTTGTGGCCACACCCGCCAACTGGACT CCTGGCACCAAAGTCATGATTCTTCCCACTGTGACCGACGAGGAAGCAAACAAACTGTTCCCAAAAGGTTACGACAAAGTGACAATGCCGTCCGGCGTCAATTATGTCAGAACTACTGAAAATTACTAA